The following DNA comes from Sandaracinaceae bacterium.
TCTTGGGCGGCGTGTCGTCGCTGGGGTGGGCCGTGAAGATCACCCGCAGCCGCGCCGCCCCGGTGAGGGGCGTGTACTCCACCCGCACCACGCCATCCAACGTGACCGAGACACCCGCCTCCTCGAGCGTCTCGCGCACGGCCGCGTCGGTAAGGCTCTCGCCGGGTTCCACGCGGCCAGCAGGCATGTACCAGCCCCCGCCGTGCTCGCGCTCCCGCACCAGGAGCACGCGCCGTCCCAGGCGCACCACGACGAGGGCGAACGCGTGCAGGTCGAGGGGAGGGCGTGGCATGCCCCATGGTAGCGTGTTCACCCGCGTGACGGCTCGCGCGTCCTGTGGACGTCGGCCTCGTCGCCGTGCTAGCCGTCTTGAACCTTGGATGCCCCGCCGGGCAGAGGGAGAGCCACATGGGAATCAAATCGTTCAAGCTCATCCTGTTCGGGCTCGGCGTCGTCGTCTGGGCGGTGGTCCACGCGCTCCGCATTCGGGCTGCCAAGCAGCGGATGGCCCGCATCGCGGCCGGCAACCAGTGCTTGAACTGCGATGGCGTCGACGTCACGCGGCAGGCCGACGGCATGCGTTGCAACGCCTGCGGGTACGTCGCCAGCAACGCCCTGCTCGAGACCAACGTGTCCGAGCGTGACATCGCCGCCGTGACCACCCCCGGCGCTCCTTCGCGCCGCGACTGGTGATCGCCCTCGAATCGCGTTCATCCGCGCCAGTGCTACCGTCCGCCCCATGTTCGAGCGCTTCTCCATGGTCACAGGGACGACGCGTGCGCTGAC
Coding sequences within:
- a CDS encoding NUDIX hydrolase, which translates into the protein MPRPPLDLHAFALVVVRLGRRVLLVREREHGGGWYMPAGRVEPGESLTDAAVRETLEEAGVSVTLDGVVRVEYTPLTGAARLRVIFTAHPSDDTPPKSVPDEHTEEARYFALEEIGGLSLRGGEVETIARYVLEGGAVYPLSILGSERERWREPARSGSPN